A window from Athalia rosae chromosome 5, iyAthRosa1.1, whole genome shotgun sequence encodes these proteins:
- the LOC105687248 gene encoding integrator complex subunit 12 gives MSQLELDPQFMQGLRLLHSPNKDSAEQLRSLLDEAIRLKHGPAKMLCNVIHKKYTMEEPVLSDHSSGSSKKSKGSSSSSKQSSKSSKNSSPINLPSRDTPPDIIQTDDTFALEILEDDLTCVICKGMDVGARNTLVECVECHSLYHQECHTPHILDTQIDDPRFVWYCSNCSKSQQTTKESSPKTVVEGKSKEHKKSSSSSKHSDKYKSSSSNAAQSQPNSGGSTPTGGSNGPKLTPNINIVSADRRLRDMMKKVKQEKRSNSSGSSSGKHPSSNANSSSSKSTQEKSLLYKIKSGSE, from the exons ATGTCACAGTTGGAATTGGATCCTCAGTTCATGCAAGGTCTGCGTCTTCTGCATTCACCCAATAAAGATTCTGCGGAGCAGCTCAGATCTCTCCTCGATGAAGCAATCCGACTAAAGCATGGCCCAGCAAAAATGCTGTGCAACGTTATCCATAAGAAG TACACGATGGAGGAGCCGGTGCTAAGCGATCACAGTAGCGGTAGCAGTAAAAAGAGCAAAGGATCAAGTTCCTCTTCTAAACAATCCAGCAAATCTAGCAAAAATAGTTCTCCCATAAATTTGCCTTCAAGGGATACTCCCCCAGATATAATCCAGACGGATGATACATTTGCATTGGAAATATTGGAGGATGACTTAACTTGTGTTATATGCAAGGGAATGGACGTTGGGGCAAGGAATACACTGGTAGAATGCGTCGAATGTCATTCCCTTTATCACCAAGAGTGCCATACGCCCCACATCCTAGACACTCAAATCGATGATCCACGATTCGTATGGTATTGTTCAAACTGTTCCAAATCTCAACAG ACGACTAAAGAGAGTTCTCCAAAAACTGTAGTGGAAGGAAAGTCTAAGGAGCACAAAAAATCAAGTTcaa GCTCAAAACATTCGGACAAGTACAAATCGTCGTCTAGCAACGCGGCACAGTCGCAACCAAATAGCGGTGGTAGTACACCTACTGGAGGATCAAATGGACCAAAACTTACCCCTAATATAAACATCGTAAGTGCAGACAGAAGATTAAGGgatatgatgaaaaaagttaaacaAGAAAAACGTAGCAACAGCAGTGGGAGTAGCAGCGGTAAACATCCCTCGTCTAACGCAAACTCCTCGTCATCAAAATCTACACAAGAAAAATCATTgttatacaaaataaaatcaggTTCGGAGTAG
- the LOC105687247 gene encoding beta-1,4-N-acetylgalactosaminyltransferase bre-4, producing MIPKGVVSQISEHIRSLSIAIATILALCYCLHPGRFASHYSHIKTEDIFEELDKTWPPGNDSCPFNIRGRKSLSYLLYPIDNAQENPAALAKQLGISPGGQWRPLNCRPLFNVAIILPYRNRHAQLTTFISFIHPFLQAQNLDYRIFIVEQTEGREFNRAKLFNVGFSEAIKSSDFHCFIFQDIDLIPQNLNNIYACTKMPRHMSSSVNTFRYNLPYNGLFGGAIALTREHFQRANGFSNVFYGWGGEDDDFYSRLQTRGLKVCRFGPDVAQYYMLIHAKEPPSSARFVNLETGARRYDTDGISNLEYRVLDHQLRPLYTWILAEI from the exons ATGATCCCTAAGGGTGTCGTCTCTCAGATTTCGGAGCACATCCGAAGCCTCTCCATAGCAATAGCGACGATTTTGGCTCTCTGCTATTGTCTTCATCCTGGTCGCTTCGCCTCGCACTATAGCCACATAAAGACCGAAGACATCTTCGAAGAGTTGGACAAGACATGGCCACCTGGAAATGATTCCTGCCCGTTTAATATAAGGGGTAGAAAATCGTTGTCATATTTGCTCTACCCGATAGACAATGCCCAGGAAAATCCAGCAGCCTTGGCTAAGCAACTTGGAATTTCACCGGGTGGACAATGGCGCCCTTTGAATTGTCGCCCACTTTTCAATGTTGCTATTATACTACCTTATCGTAATCGACATGCCCAATTAACTACATTCATATCTTTTATTCACCCGTTTCTCCAGGCACAGAACCTCGACTATAGAATATTCATCGTTGAACAAACCGAGGGCAGAGAATTCAATCGggcaaaattattcaatgtcGGTTTTTCCGAAGCTATTAAATCCAGCGACTTTCACTGTTTTATATTCCAAGATATAGATTTAATACCGCAGAATCTCAACAACATATACGCTTGTACAAAAATGCCTAGACACATGAGCTCCAGTGTAAATACATTCAGATATAATTTACCATACAATGGATTATTTGGTGGTGCCATTGCTCTCACGCGTGAACATTTTCAACGTGCTAATGGATTTTCGAATGTATTTTACGGCTGGGGTGGAGAGGACGATGATTTCTATAGTAGGCTACAAACCAGGGGATTAAAG GTTTGTCGATTTGGGCCTGATGTTGCTCAGTATTATATGTTGATTCACGCCAAAGAACCGCCGAGTAGTGCACGATTTGTTAATCTCGAAACCGGTGCTCGAAGATATGATACCGATGGTATTAGTAATCTTGAGTACAGAGTATTGGACCACCAATTGCGTCCACTTTATACATGGATATTAGCAGAAATATAA